CtaaacatgcagtgatttctccagattctctgaaccttttgatgatattatggaccgtagatgatgaaatccctaaattccttgcaattgtacgttgaggaacattgtccttaaactgttcgactattttcgctccttttatacccattcatggcacccacctattcccaattagcctgtccacctgtgggatgttccaaacaggtttttgatgagcattcctcaacgttatcagtgttttttgccacctgtcccagcttttttggaacgtgttacagccataaaattccaagttaatgattatttgctagaaacaatcaagttgatcagtttgaacattaaatatcttgtctttgtagtgtattcaattcaatataggttgaacatgatttgcaaatcattgtattctgtttttatttgtttaacacaacgtcccaacttcattggaattgggattgtaaatGTGGACAGCAACCCATTAGTCAGACCATTCTTGCTCTTGTTCACTTTCACTTCTGTACATAGcactatttattcatgtatattTTGCCAATTGCCCCCCACATGCACAATTTGGTCACCGTGTAACTTGAAATCCAGtttaagtgtctttttttttttacgcatgGTTTTTTTACCAGGTTTCTCTTCCTTCGAACTATCTGTTTAATAATTTACATAAAGGATGTTCAAGTTACAGCGATGCGTGGCTGCGTCCACAACAGTGAAATAGCGACAGTAATGAGAAATTCAATAGCAGGGACACACGAGAGGGTGTGTGTGCTCTATTGTAGGCCAGTGGTCGGCACACTTTGTTATGCCACACTAGCATCACTGAAACAATAtcacaggcattttttttccctgtccaaaaatgtacgtatatacatatgacaattgtttaatattcataaatacaattaaaacaattatccaaatgcattcatttttatacatttcaCTTTTGTACATATGCACTATctatttattcatgtaatttgcaacaaaaatgtttataaaatattaaacaacTATGAacgtaaaataacattttgcatctttgcttaatcatccatccatccattttctgagccgcttctccacactagggtcgcgggcgtactggagcctatcccagctgtcatcgggcaggaggcggggtacaccctgaactggttgccagccaatcgcagggcacatacaaacaaacaaccattcgcactcacagtcatgcctacgggcaatttagagtctccaattaatgcatgtttttgggatgtgggaggaaaccggagtgcccggagaaaacccacgcaggcacgggggagaatatgcaaactccacacaggcggggccagggattgaacccgggtcctcagaactgtgaggctgacgctctaaccagtccgccaccgtgctgccttgcttaatcatatatactgtaaatatagtatatataaatgtatttttttcattttaaaattaaatacactTACACCTTAGAATTTTTAATTCTCTCCATATGAGTATTaacaatttattaattaaacaaaaaaaacgtataTCAATAAATTAtcaaataaagttaaaatactttttgcagatttgtttttttttaaatttataggaAAAGTACTTACCGGTATTTATACATACATGatacatatataatttttaatgtaaatgatTAATCACATCtaacaattaaaatgaaaaattaaaatatgaactatttatttttcaaaaaataaagttaatgtAATTATACAGATGTAAACAAGCTGTAATTCCCCACTGATTCCATTGGTGATAATCACTTCTTTTGCGCAACACCTTTATGTGCGGTGGACAGGCCACGCCCACTTCCTGCTCACCTGTATATAAGCTTACCttgcagcaacagcagcaatgAGTCTCTGTTGCCCCCATTGAGCCCGATCGTCATATCTAACCGGTTGTTTGTCTCAAGAACATCTTGGTGAGTTAAATATCATTAATCTTTTATTTTAGGTCATTATAGATATGATAAGTCACTCTCAAAAATGATCTGTCTGTGATATAAAATTAGCCCTAATTTGACATGCATGacgtttgtttttctgtcactgctTACATTGCGATATAcgcgaaaaagaaaaacaataatgtcaATCAAAAAGTGCCTGTCCTAGCCAACAAAGAATTCCCTTGTCTCCGTTACGGAATGCACCATGAATCATATTTAGCTCATCATTTTCCCATGTGAACAAGGAGTCTGTCTGTCCCCTGATGGCTCCTCTGTCGCGTTGCCAGGATCAAGTGACAGACACACAGAGAGGTTCCCTTGCCGGCTAATCCGCCTCTCGAACGCACCATGGCCAGTGCACACGAACAAactcccaaacacacacacatgcacgtacacacacacatacacacacaacgtGACGCACAAAGGCCGACTGTCCAACATTCACACATTGACTTGTTCAATCTACAGGAAGTAAGGTGACACCTGCAACAGAGAATGTCAAATGAGCCTACAGAGAAAGAAAGATTACAACAGTGTCaattttatatgaaaaaaaagactttgcataaaagtaaaatgtggCTTAATGATGTCATGACAtacagtggacataaaaagtctacacactctTGTTCAAAGTCttgaaaaaattagaccaaaataaatcgtttcaaaaccttttccaccattcatGTGACCAGTGACCTTTCATCTTTCATTGGACCCTAGCAAAATATCCCAAACACATGAGAGAAAATCTGTTATGGTATATGAAACCAAGGTAGAattttttggccataattgcaaaaggtatgtttggcccAAACACAACACTACTTATTAACAAACGAACACGTTACGTTTATGTAAATTAACTTCAGGAGAAAATATGACTTGATTTGTTTAACATTGCGGCTCTTTTCCCCAATATGGCCCTAATATTCCTTTGTGTGCTGTggcacaaccccccccccaaagactTTTCTTGAATGCAAAAGGGATcttattatcataataattgaCTTTATGAGTGCATTCTGATAAGagcatttacatttagatgagtttgacgggttttttttcttcttttttctgtttttaatggaAGCGTTGTTGAGATGGACACCCTGAAGAGGCGCTGACCTCAAAGTCAGTGGTGGCCTGGGTGCAGATGCTACACGATGGTCTCCCACTCATTTTAAGAGCCATTTTCATCATGTTGAGTGGTCTTCAAGAGTACTTGTGCCTATGAAGAAACATTTGCTTAAGGGCTGTCACATAGTCAGATCTTAGGTGATACTTCAGAAGAAAGGCCATGAATTCATGTTCATGGTGTGTCTAAACGAGCGAGGTGCACACATACAAATTTTTAACATCATCAGGCATTTTTAAAACGTTAAGAGAGCCCACCACGCATGCTGAGGAAAAACTTGCTTGCTGTAGTACCAATACTgccctgtgagaggcagcatagtGCCGGAAGAAGAAACAGTGGTCGTAGAAGAAGATATAGATGGTAGGCTAACAATTTTTTTGCAAACGTTGTAAAAACTGTACAGTTCAAATCAAAACTGTACAGACAGTGTGAACTGAATGAACTGAAAGTGGTGGCATAGTTAAAATCTCTCGCGCCCCACACCACAGAATAATCACTCAGGGTAATCTTCAAGAGACATCTgacaatcgggcctttgctgaagGCGAGATAAATTGCTCACATTTGGCCCGATTGTAGGTATATGTCCACCCCGCTTACGTCTTGTGTATCCCTCTACCACAGCCCCTCATCATGGCCTCCAGTATGTCACTTCGGGGTTACTCCGTAAGTCGTCAGCCGTCTTTCTCCAGCCGCTCCCTGATGGATACTGGCCGCTCCCGCGCCTCCGTCTCGTTCTCCGCCGGCGGCGCCCTGACCCGATCGGCGTCAATCAGCCACGACCTCAACGGCCCGGCCGGCCTGCAGCTGAACGGGGTGCACGGCAACAGCACCAACGAGAAAGAGGCCATGCAGAGTCTCAACAACCGTCTGGCCAAGTACCTGGACAAGGTCGAGTTCTGTCGGGGTTCTTGGTCAGGAGCCGAAGATGAAGAAACAATGTTATTGACGCGCTTTCATCGTGCGAGCTCTTTTTGTCCTCGCAGGTGCACTCGCTGGAACGCTCCAATGCCGACCTGGAGATGAAGATCAAGCAAGTGATGATTGAACGCATTCCCAAAGGTCACGACATGGACTCCATGATGGCCCAGGCTCATGCGATCGAGCAGGAGGTAGTCAAGACACACAAGAAAGTCCAGCACCCTAGTTAATATTATGCTACCTGCTTTGACTGAACCAAAATAGTTACACTTTAGAAATCCTGCGGTGTGTTATGACTTTTGGGGGGAGAAAGGTGGGTACTTTTTAATACATTACATTCATAACACAATACATTCTACTGAGCTGgccaaatttaaatttttaaaacaaaaaactcacttctatatttggaataattctgtcaccatcataaagccTTCATTGCCAGTAATGATGCCAGAAAATGAGTGACAGCTAACCCCACCTGCTGTATTGTTGAATCGGTGTCGAGCATGGCTTTCGTCACCATGAAGAAGATTGTCTAACTTTTGGGCATTCAAAGTTATAGTTGCCACTGTAGTTTCATTTTACAAATACTGCACAATAGTTCTTTGACTTACAAATTGAATTCATTCCATGATTGAGCTTGTATCTCAGTTTACTGTTATTTCAAATTATTGAGTGTAGGGCAGATTCTGTAGCGTTCGCTGCCGCCATCAACCTCCATCGTACTTCAAAATTTTGActttcaacaaaaaaagcagaaacTCGACTGAGTGAGGCCTTGTAACTCAGAAAACGCTGTGCACTTGTCAGTCAAGTCACCACATACATGCACTTAAATTGAGCACCACGTGGAGttgtggtcagcacatctgcctcacacttctgatgTTCAGGATTCCAATCCCACATTACtgacttcctcccactttccacAAACATGCCTGTTGGGTTCATaagactctaaatcaggggtgtcaaactcattttcattgtGGGCCACACTGTAGTTCTGATTACTCTCAGAGGGTCATTATGACTGtaataatcatataaaaatataatcacCCAATTATATTATTACGTGTCCACCATTGCCACTGCATTTATTATAatatactgaatgtttttgacaacaaattgaatttgaaatcagagaGCCATAGAAAATAGTAACAACAACCATATATTTAAGTTTGCAACCATTGTTGAATTTATGTTAAAAGGGGActtggatggaaaaatgcttgtaatagctgtaaaaatgaagaaaatgtgcaaTGTTGGTAGAGATTTTCTGCCGAAACGAAAATAACAGATCCAATTAGCAAATAGTAGATCCACTTTATTTGCTCTATAGCGGGCCATACAAAattatgtggtgggccggatctggccctcaGGCCTTGagttgacacctgtgctctccattgtccatatgtgtgaccatatgtgagtgtgaatggtggtttgtctatatgtgccctgtgattggctggggaccaaagtcagctgggacaggcccAGGAAATGGAAGGATGAAGCTGCCATGCAACTGACTGTGTGTGTTAGTCTCCGATCGCCCCTCTTGACACATTCACCTCCTGTTAATGTTTATTAGGTGAGGAAGAAGACCTTGGAAAATGCTCGTCTCATGTTGGAAATTGATAACGCCAGACTGGCTGCCGATGACTTCAGGATCAAGTGAGTAGTTAATGATAACTCCGAAATGTACTTCCTCGACACATCTGCCACTCCTCCACAGTTGGCTAGAAAGTTTTTGACTAATACAGCTGACTAACAACCAAGAACAAGCGATTAAAACAGAAACTTATGCCATCTTCTGTCAAACTAGATGGGAGACTGAGCTGGTGATGTGTCAGTCGGTGGAGCGAGACTGCATGGCGCTGAAGAAGGCCAAGAGTGACCACGAGCAGATTATTGCCTCCCTCAGGGGCGACCTGGACAGCCTAAAAGAGGAACTTTACTTCCTTAGGAAGAACCACGAGGAGGTAGTCTGGGCACCTCATCTCCCCCTGGGCTCATCTTTTTAATTTCCTCTTCAGTCATCCTTATGCAAAAACAGTCTTAGCCCTATATTGGAACCATATTATCACCatacaaaagaaaacatgtaTGCCCACATTgtcaatgttgttattttaattttaccccccccccccccccaaatatgaGATTAtcttaaatttaaaatgataataatcttattattaattttttttttttacttcaaagtTTTAAATtaaccaaatttggacatagggtacatgctttttatttgacagcaagtatatttttcaaaatggactgcactttCTTCCCTCTTAGACAGAAAGAATCATGAAACATTCTTTTGTATCGATGAATTGTATTGTATGACATATTATCTTTATATATTATCTTTATAgaatacataaaatatgtaatgtatataaataatgtaatacaaatattaagaaTTTATGTAAACCTGTCTACTGTTGAATTTTCAAGTATTTTAAAGAGAGCCCTATAAAAGTGATACATTTTAAAGAgataaaaacgttttttttttttttttaattagaaagtcaagtcaagttacaaaaatcaaacattatCTCTtagtttaagaaaaacaaaattaatacaCTGGATTCATTCGCTTAATATTCAGATTAGTACATGTAGCAATTGTAGTCATTCAATTGCAttgaaatacattattttaatatattattatgattattttaatactaGTACTGCCTAAAAtggagtctgttttttttttgttttttttagtcaacATTatcttagtttttattttaaagttgaaTTTTGGGTCATTTTTCACTCCCACTTAAACAGCAAGAGGGCAGTATACATTTGACTGACCCAATTTGGTGGCTGAAAGTGGTCTTTGGGGGTCCTTTGGTTACAGCAGACACAAAGAGCTGGTAGATCTTATTACACTAGACCAGCCGCTTCTGTCCACTCAACTCATGTGACGTATAATATAGCCAGGAAACGTACTACTAGGACAAAACTGCCCTTATCTACATGGAATGATAGTTTCAACATAAAGCTATAAGGAACATTAGAACTAGACCGCACAGTGTTTTCCCTGCAACTAAATGACAAAACCAAAGATGGAGATCTACTATATCTTTTTATTCAACTAATTAGAGATGGAAGCATCGTCCCACTACTTTGTTCAAAGGGTCAACTGTAAGCTGAGCTTTACTTCATCAACTATTAATGTGCAAAATTTGAATAACGTACAAGCCCTCACATTTTCATTAAATGGGCACCTCTTCCACATGTGCATGTATCAGCGTGAAATATATTTCAATGGTGTAAAAGAGACTTTTATGATATTAATTCATAAAGCAACATCTCTTCTCCTGTAGGAACTCGAGCAGATGAAGTCTCGAATAGCCCGAGATGAGGTGAACGTGGAGGTGGACTCGGCCCAGGGACCAGAGCTGGGAGCCATCCTGTCTGAGCTGCGGATCCAGTACGAGGGCATTGTCAAGAAAAACAAGGAACATGCCGAGCACTGGTACCGCAAGAAGGTACACAAGCATCCAGCTGTCTACTGATGTCCATGGCATGTTGTTTCAtagcactgtactgtaaatatttgtacaaaaaacaaGTTGAAGTAAAGTTTTTCCTTCTCCTGTTGCAGCTGGAGACGGTGCAGAATGATGTGAAGGAGAGCAATGAGGCCCTGAGAGGTGCGCAGAGCGAGTTGGTCGAGAGGCAGCGCTTCCTTCAAACACTCGAGGTGGAGCTGGAGAGTTTGCACAAGCAGGTGATTGGCTGCACTGCAAAGtgatacataaaacaaaaagcataCCATAAGCTCACAAACACAGTGAATTAGGTTGGATTTTTTGAATGATTTAGTATTTGGAAGCTGGTATAGTATCTGGTAATACTGTAGGTCCTAGAAGGAATAAGGAAGAAGGTAGTCTGTATTAATATTCAGGCATTGTTGTTGGTTGTTGCCAGTAGGTAGCAGGTGGTTGAAGGCATTTGTATTGCAACAGGACCCAGTTTTGGTGTCTACCTTCATTTTACTGTCGCATAGCGGGACCTTGAGAAATCCTCCGTTTGTTTGGCCGATCTTATGTTGACAGTAAACACATTTCTGCAGCGACAGCAACCCACTGTTGAGTCAGGGTTGATTCCCAATGACGAGTCGGCTGAATGTGTCTCGCCAGGCAGTGTTTGCTTTGGAGTGCAAGGTCTTGTCTGTTCACAGCGATTGTTGGTAATGGCCCGTGAAGTCGTCGGAGGATCAGGCTGACATTCTTGAGGTTTGAGGTCGACTGGCAGACGGAGAGAAACTTTTGCAGTCGGATAAGTAAATAACAGTAGTCAGCTTagtcaggttttttttatttggttttatgCTTCTCAAATGGTGATGTCGCCATCCTGCCTACACACCCCACAATAGGAACACACAAAAGAACAGGGGTTTAACCATTCCCATCCTGACTGCGTTACTTTGATGGTTTCTACCCTCAGGTTGCAGCCCTGGAGGGTAACTTGGGTGAGGCGGGTCACAAGTACTCCGCCGAGATGGAGCGTCTGCAGGTCACCCTGAATCAGCTGGAAGAAGACCTCTCGCAGCTCCGGCTGGACATGCAGCGCACCAAGACCGACTACGAGCAGCTGCTGCGCATCAAACAGAACCTGGAGATGGAGATCGCCACCTACAGGCGCCTGCTGGAGGGAGAGGAAAGGTAAAAAGCAGGCAGAAATTGCATTTCTTCACTCATTACAATGTTAATAGGGCTATCAGGGAGGGTTACAACTAGCGGTGGGTTGAGTAGCCAAAAATGGTATTCAAGGAAGATTACTGCTActttaaaatacaatcaattaaaCTTTAGCTCGTAGTGGAAGTGGCTAAAAAGCTCACATTTTGGTTAGCGTGTTCTTTGATGTTAGCTAACATCAGTCCTCAACAATAAGGCAGTTATTATTCCATGGTATTTGTTGATAATGTTATTTAAATCAAAGTGTTTATATTCATGAGGTGACATCTGTTTACTGTTCGTAACATGTAGTCGAGGAGTTTTTGCTGGAGGTCAAAATGTAGACGATTACAACTTTTAGTACAGTTAGCTTGTCTAGCTACCGCTtaagtgagtatttgtttttgtttgtgttttagcatTAAGGAAGTTCCACCTCCACCAAAAAGTGAGTACTTTTGATCATTCACCTATAAAACAAagtgccaacatttttttgtaacgtgtAACAAAGAttgtactatactgtattatgAACGAccattacacacaaaaaaaattaaatactgtaacaatagattaagtgaaataaaaatgaaaaggtcatcattattattgtcaAATCAAAAGtttgaattaattttttaagAAAGAAGTTTagttttctgattaaaaaaaaaagatagtcaTAATAAAGTTATGATGACAATGTGCTTACATTTGATTTGGAATTCTTACATTGATttgttaaaatacaattttattgttgtaagattacgactttattcatgcaatgttttaactttaaaaacaaataattatcgTTACATTGCAACTTAATTTTCATATTATTTAAACTTTGTTGAAAAAAGATGACTTTAATCTTGTAACAGTGGgacattattctcataatagCTCAATTTTGTCTCGAAAAACACCAACTCATTCCCTTGATATTACGACTTCACTCtcaaatttaaacattaaaaaaacacttataaaatcacaacttcattctcatcattttttaacactttcttgaaaaaagtacaactttattcttgtaacattatgactggTTTCACTActttgtcttgaaaaaaaatgggctTTTAACATTATGACCTTATTCACCTCATTTATACATTTCcttgatatataaaaaaataatattcttataacattatgactttattctggtaatgttcacagtttttttttttccacagaaaaCTTTGTCCTTGAACATCCCTGtgaatatttcattcattcattcaaagtaCAACTTAAATCTCATAACATGGAATATAATTTCAACCAGAATGCTTCTAATAGACTTATGTAGCCAATTTTGAAAGAACTTAACAATGTGTGGAGAATGTTTTTAGGGAGGTAGAGCTTAACTAGAGTTGAAACAGTAGAAAATGTTCTTTAACATTAGTATGTAATAGTTCAAACCTATGCCCGATTCTAATGTCAGGATGAGACCGTCTTGTCGAGAGAGACTAAGTCTTCAACGCATATAAATTAGTGTTAATTATTTCAACATACTCGCTCACTTGTGTGCCATTGTCTTATGATTGCGTGTGCAGAAGAGCCCGACGTTCGCACCAGGAAGATCGTGAAGGTGGTGACGCAGACTATGGTCAACGGCAAGGTGGTGGACGAATCCAGCGAGGTGGAGCAAATCGAGGAGACCAAGAAATAGGAGGTAGCATGTGGGATCCATTaataacaaaagcaaaaaaagtatGTGAGAAATATGATTCATTACTGGTGGCGTTATTTGGCTCTCAACATTCTGCCTTTTGAAATGTAATCTAACATAGCTGTGCATGCTGTACTATGCTTATATTATTAGATTTGTTGGTGAAAAGGGCAGCTGACGAAGCGTTTTACAAAAGAATACTGTACCTCGaggaaatatttatttcttaGGGTATCAAAGTTTACCGTAGTGCACCTAGGACAAGCGCAAGGATAATGTTTAATCATCCTGTCTTTGTATTTTGCTCAATAAATGTTCACTTACTCTTGATGATGTGGCTAGTGCATAGCATAATTATTTCAAGTATGATGTAAGATTTTTCAATGTTGAATTCAAATTATTGCCAAGTGTAAATGCAAACTAGATCAGATCTGGTTGGAACATGGTTTGAGATTAtggctcagttttttttgtttttgttttgtgtgtgtggtaatACCAGCTCAAAAATAAACTCAAATTGGTCCGAATAAAAAATGGCTGAAAATAGGCATCATGGTCATCTTAATGGCTTGCTACAACAAGCGTAAACTGAAGTAAAGAAAGTGAAAGAAAGAAGAATACTACATTTGAAGAAAAGTGTCACTAAGTAACTATAACAGTGAGTTAATTTCATAcagcaattattttaatttatacaCACAATTACATTTGAATACATAAAGGCAAATAAAGTTATAAATTtgacatgaaataataataataataataataagcatttaaaaaagGGCCATGAGCAAAGTAGTGTCAGTCATGGTGACATTActctacttgtttttttctcatcgTTTGGTTTTCTTGCACAGACGGAAGTCAGACGTTGGAGATTTAAGAGGGCGTAACATCATAGATTACATGGATTAAGTGGTCTGGTGATGTTTCAAAACAACTCCTCCTCTGCATTTTAAGCATGAAGCAGATCACATCCCCACCCAGAATTCCCACaatgttgaaaaaatatatataatcatGAGAAAAACAATTCCAGAATACAAGCCAATTGCTATTTtaatattcatttgtattgttttggacTCAGAATGAAAGTGAGTTACTGCAAATTCATAAAGTCGATCCCATCAGTGCTCAGTTAAAGTATTACAACTCTGGCATGATGCCTATTACACAATGTCTCGCCAAGCAATCGCTCACAATAGCCCCTTTTACATACAGCCCCTACGACCCTGTAGCAATCGCATTAAGTTCTTTCAAACAGAGATCCCGTAAAACTGCAGCATCGGAGCCATAACATAAGATCCGGCTTGCGTGATTTAGGCTTAATCCAGCCAAAGCACTTTTCGCGTAGCTGTGCCCGCTTTAACACAGCGGCACGGCATCCATCAGATAATAAAATATGTGATATGGTTGGAGAAACGAGTGTTATGGCAGGCCATTTGGCCATTTATTTGAAATCCTTGCTATGCATTCTTTCAGGTTGTAGGCATGGGTTTGATTAAGCGGGCCGGGGTTTCAGCGCATACAGCCGACAAGCTAGGGCTTAATTTTTCACGATTTTAAAGTCTCATTCTTTATagttgacaatttaaaaaaatatatatttttttatattaagagGTTGATTAAATCAGGTAAGTCCGCACtgaatgtccccccccccccctcactgcTGTATTCAAAAGCACCACCATGATCCTTGCCCTCTGGCCTCCAGTAGAATTGGCATAACAGGGCTAAAGTCTGTAAACATCAGACCACTAGTAAGCCCCTCACTCTGTGTTTCACTTGTGGGGTTTGTCTGCGGGTTCTTACGGTGTATCAGGAGGGATCAGCAGCTCAGTATGTTTTCAAGCCTCACGGTGCAGGTTTTCATGCATtcacaaaacaaagacagagATGtggttttagaaaaaaaacgttttattttatgttacatTCATTCGAAGACCACAGAAGAGAGCAACTTCATAAACTTGGACTCCAGGTATAGGGGCATGTAAGGTGGTCACTCTTCTATGCTTTTATTACATCAGTCCAGGCAAACACTCAGTTCCACAGAATCCACATCACTCTCGCTTTCAAGCCACAAAAACTGCAACCAGGTGTCACCACTCGCTTCCCCACTCTCATTTCCCCTCCTCCTTAGCAAGCTCCGGACTGCAGCACGGGCTGGAACTCTCCGACCATGCAGATGTCCTCCTGCTTCTGGCGCACGATGC
The sequence above is a segment of the Phyllopteryx taeniolatus isolate TA_2022b chromosome 15, UOR_Ptae_1.2, whole genome shotgun sequence genome. Coding sequences within it:
- the si:ch211-243g18.2 gene encoding keratin, type I cytoskeletal 18, translated to MASSMSLRGYSVSRQPSFSSRSLMDTGRSRASVSFSAGGALTRSASISHDLNGPAGLQLNGVHGNSTNEKEAMQSLNNRLAKYLDKVHSLERSNADLEMKIKQVMIERIPKGHDMDSMMAQAHAIEQEVRKKTLENARLMLEIDNARLAADDFRIKWETELVMCQSVERDCMALKKAKSDHEQIIASLRGDLDSLKEELYFLRKNHEEELEQMKSRIARDEVNVEVDSAQGPELGAILSELRIQYEGIVKKNKEHAEHWYRKKLETVQNDVKESNEALRGAQSELVERQRFLQTLEVELESLHKQVAALEGNLGEAGHKYSAEMERLQVTLNQLEEDLSQLRLDMQRTKTDYEQLLRIKQNLEMEIATYRRLLEGEESIKEVPPPPKKEPDVRTRKIVKVVTQTMVNGKVVDESSEVEQIEETKK